The Gossypium raimondii isolate GPD5lz chromosome 2, ASM2569854v1, whole genome shotgun sequence genome segment TCCATTTAGAGGGGTTAGAATTGTTGCCATTTTCTAAGCAAATCGAATAATATCAAATCAGAGTCAAAACTAATAGATATCTTCATTGTCATTCTCTTCTCTGCTTTGTTACAACAAAGCCACAGATCTACTACAATTCGCATAGCTAGAAGTTTCCAGATATCTATGCGAATCATGATGATTTTGTTGTATCATGTTTGCCTTGTTTCTTCGTTGAGCCAGCTTTCGCCTTCGTCTCCCTTTCTGCCAACTGCAACCCCGAGCTCCTGTTCATACAAGAAAATGTTCCCAAAATGAATCAAGCAAAAGCAGAGCTACTATGCCCTTAAGTAACATCTTGAATTAAAGTTCCAGTTTACTTCAAAacagaatttatatatatatatatatatatatatataatttgctTCAATGCAGGATATAAATGCAATATTACTACTATTTATAGGATAAGTTTGGTGTGGATTTGATGAAACCCAACTACAATATTTTAGTACTGAGACTAAATATGGATTATTAATGCGGACGGCCAGCATTTAGTATGATATCCGtttgagaaaaattaaaaatttcaaataaaagtataattaattaaaagtagtTCATAGTTTAGGGGTCACCTTTTCAAATCAGGAGCTCCTTCTCTCTTGGTCTCACTCAAGCTCCCACTGAAATGCTCTTTCCCCATTTGGTTACGATTCCCTGCTCCGCGTGGCAGCCTCGATTGGTAGTGCCCAGTCAATGAAAACCCTTGACCCCTCTCCGATTCGCCCCCAAATTCCTTGATCGAGACCGAACCGCATGATATCAACTGCATCAAAACGGCCGACGCTTTCATTCTCCCGCTCCGATTCAAATTGTCTTCTTTACCATCACCCTCGCACAAACTCCGCCGTGCATCGGCTTTCATCAACGATTCCAATGTCTCCGAGCTCGAATCCGACGGCCGTGGCGGCGAAATATCTTCCCTTCTCAGCTCCGTACTTTGATTCTGCTCCAATTCTTGACTTTGTAGCGTTTCAATTTTCGGTTCTTTAACCACCAGTTTTCTCCTCTTGTCATCAGTCTGAGTCGACGCGTCGGCAGCGAGTTTTCCAGGCGAGTCGGAGCTTGAATCAGCCGTGAAAAATTTGTGCTCAGGGAGATCAATAGAACTCCGAGACGGATCCCTCTGCCGTCTGATTGGCTGAAAATCATGATCTTTCTCTAACTTTTCAGACTCGAGTAGATTAATCGAGTGGTCGAGAATCTCCGATCCTTTGAGGACGTATTCTTGGCCGTGAGATGGGTAAATGAAATCGTCCTCCGCTAAGTCATGCCAAACGAAGCCGTTTTTGTAActcctatatttttatttaaaaatttcaatactgaaaatattaaataataataataaattaatatcgGACGGCGCAGGGTAAAGTAATCTGAGGGCGGTTGGAAATAAATGAGAGTGCTACCGTTTGGAGGACCAAGAGTATAGACTAGCCATGCCTTTGCCTCGTAGGAGGTTTAGCCGTTTGATTACATctggagaaaaaaaaatcaatatatagtCAAATTGCATTTGCAGTgaaaatttggtaattttctcagCATCCAAACAGAGTCAAGAAAAAGTaaggttttgaaatttaaacttaattctTTTGTGTATGCTTTTTTAATGCATTTGTTCTTTACGAGAAAGCTGAAAGTGTGGTTTTTGTCAGCTGGAGTTGGGTATATACATATAGCAGAAGGTAGTTCTTGGAACGTGATAAAGTAATTCAAATACTCATGGAAGCCAAACAGAGAATGAATAGGATAGTAGGTTAGTTTTGAGTACCTTTGAGATAAAGTCCAGCATTAGAAGAGAGAGGAACTTGCATGAAATGAGGGTGTTGAAGTTGACCATTTCTAGATAAGTAGTAAACAACAGCAACTTTTCTTTCAACAAGGGTGTTGAGAGGCTTGGGTTCAACCCAGACCTTGTTTCTTTCGGGGCTTATTTCTACTCTCTCTTTCCACTTCCTTGAAACGACCCCAGACTCTATCGTCCCGCCCCTGGAACTCACCGCCATTGCACTTTCTGAGAGGAAAAGAGACATTACAAAGGGGAGAATATAGtggaacataaataaaaaggaagagGAGAGAGATTTTACCTGAAGGAGAGGGGAGGGAGTTAAGAGAGAAGCAAATCAAGCAATGGCAAGATTTGGGTTTTATAGGCAAagggaaagagagagagagagagatgcgAAATAATGCAacggagaaaagagagaaacacGTGTGGCGAAAAGTTgtgatatttttttgattaaaattttaaaattcagaatttAATTCACTGcaaaatcttttataaataGTAGAAAAGAAGTTGTTGAAACTCAATTTTACTaccaaatattaaaatgtaagtTGAAATGGAGTGAGGCTTGAGAATGTTTGTAGTTATACCAAAaaaaggaattcaaaaatgggAAAGCGGTAGACAAACAGGTAGGAAACAAGGAATAAAGGGGTGAGCAGATGTAGTTCTTCCAGTAGCATCAAaagtcaatttctttttctaatgcAAATTGCAAAGTCAACCGGTGCCGTTCTTCCACCCTTTATATTCAATTGTTATGAactataacataaattattaacttttattatataaatgtcAAATTATAGTCCATGATAAATTTCGACAAAATATGAGTAAAAGGCAGCAGTGAAGAGACAACCAAAGAAAGCTAAACAGatgaaaggaagaagaagaagaacgaCAGCAGGAAGCAGTAGTCCGTTACTTGAACTAATccaacatcatatatatatatatatgtttgtagaGGAGTCTGTATGTCCAAATCATATGCTCACAACAGCAGTATTTCCTCTTGGTGCCTTCTGCAGATTTTTCATGGTTTTAGCACTAAATTTCTTTCATTAACAAGTGACATTTTTGTCTGTCAAAACAAGGCATTGTCGGTTTGAACTCCACAACCCAGAACATGAAGGGAATATAGTTCCTGCGTATAACCTGATGAATcaccaatttgatttttctcCATCAGTAACTTTTCATGTTCACGAGATACGCGATTTGCGGCCTTCTCAGCATTTCCAATCAAAATATGATGATTGAAGAAATAGGAACTGACGATGTTTTCATGAAAAGGAAACACTACTCGAACCTTTAATGGCATGTTTCCGGCAGAACAAAAACAATAGTCCAAGACACATCTGGACCAAAAAAACAATATTCCAAAAAATTTATATAGATTTTCGGGTGATTGCGTAGTGGAATATTAAAGGATTATATACAATGTTTTATCACACCattgataaaattcaatttgaatatataaattatattttaaatattttcaaatatatttattacaaatttaaatatataatttatatattttaaataaatttcaatagaaaaataattttatatccaatataaatattatataaaatgcattatattataaataaggATTAAAAATATCATTGGACTTAAAGTACACTGaaactagaaaaaaataattttatgtcgCTTTAGCTTTGCTTATAGCTCCAAAAGCattttagaaaaacaaaattaatttctcaTTACTTTTAGAAAGTACTGTTGAAAAGTTTGGatcaaatataatatacattttaGACATAATGTtgcaagtaaaaatatatatttaaataatgtttaaattgttaatattatgatattttagtaaaaatataaaaataatttaataactcattattaatatcttaatatatgaaatataaatttaaatatttttaagtaattaatattaattattggtaaaatataatttgaatatataatctatattttaattactattaaaataaccattataaatctaaatatataattttatatatttgaaataaattctaATAGAAAAGTAATTATATACTTaatataactattaaataaaagattaaatttaaaattttagtatgttAAGAAGGACTAAGATCATAATTAGACCAATGAAATCAAATGAaggtttcaaaataatttatggtGACACCAAtaatcttttgtatttttttcctgCAATTTAGTGCCGACTTTTAACAATGattgcttgatttgatttaatttaatatatggatttaaaattttgttaaatttatttatacttataaataatttacttaAGCTCAGtcacccatattatttttttattttaaattttttatgttatttttaatttaatatataaaaatttatatttttgttggctaaaattttatatataagtaacttaacaaatttttaatatttatattataatattatagattattatttaatttttatgtgatataaattatataatataatatattacaaatttgctttaaaaatttaaatttgaacccaacccatattttattttttgttcaaactTTCTTGACTTTCGAACATTGAATGACCAGACCCTTCAATAGCTCTAGTCATAATCAATCACAccattgttttgtttttgaacacATGGTCAAGCTTCTGTTAGGCCTGCCTTTGGGCAACATTaggttataattttataagtttttagtCGGGACCTACAGTTCTTTACTGTGAGACTTCAAATCTTTTTCCAAGTTCATTGGAAGCCCATCCGAATCAAAATATAGGTTTGTCCCAAGAGACATATACATAGGAAGGCAATAAAAAGTGAcgatttcaatatttatatatttggttttaaatattataaaaatttagataatttCGATTTTGAACTTAATACAGATAATAAATagactcgaatttaaaaattaaaaattaaaaattaaaaaaattacaaatattcaatCCGGTATAATCCTATTGATATTAGCTAAATGAGATTTGAAGTGTAGtaaactatttattatttttcttcaacatTCACTACAAGTTCCCATAATTAGATTTAGACTTTTCTCgtaaaaaagtttttttttttttcttattaaaagttttatcatTTCTCCCAGATACCAACTCTTGGCATGGTCTTGTAGTTGTTATATTGATGCAGGTGATCTCTTGGGTCCTATTTGCCATAATACGTTTCTGTTGGTAGCTTGAAGGAATTTGGGACTTGCTTGGGCGATCCATGTGGTCAACAAGTCATTTGCATATTGAGCTAATGAAACCTCTCCTAGTTTTGCCAATACTTTTAGTAAATCCATTTCCCTTCTTAAGGCCTTCATCTATTGTTCGAGTGAAGAGCTTGATGGCACCACATCTACTCCTTTTGGACCACACCTAAAATCTCTTCTTCCTACTCTTGTGAGGTGATCCCCTCGCCCAACTACTGGCGAAACTGTATCCTCATACCTTGGTGCCACATTTACTGTTTTAGGATGGCCTCGTTTCGCCCTAAGCTCACAAATAATACGACTGTTCTGCTGTATGGTATTTTTCCTAGTTGTTCCTGATAGTACTACTCTTGATCCTAGCAATGTTGATAATAATTTGCCTTAACCGTACTGATCATCTCCATATTGACACTAGTAGTATTGGTTCAGATAATATTGGTCATCCTACTCGCAATTGACCTTGTTGGTTTCTGTTTTTTATAAGGCGTTTTAAGCTTATTAGTCATTCTATTCGCAATTGACCTTGAAGAGCCATTAATATAAGGGCGGTTCACACCATAGATGGTGCGAAGAGCCACTAAATTATGGTTTGAAATGCTTGAGGTCGTACTTGAGCAGAATTTAAGCACTACATTCTCTCTTATCTATTCTTTTTAGAGGATGAGGATATTTATAGATGAAAGAAAGCTTGAAGTGGGCCTTTCATCTCATGAGTACCTCTTTGGTAGAGTCCAACATAAGTCTATATTACAGTATGGACTTGATGTGGCAGGGTTGTTGAAGTTGGAAAATTGAGATAATTAAATGAGATTAAATCTAATGTGATTCTCGTCCTTGGTGGTGGTGTTATCCTTTCCATATTCATAATGGTGTGGATATAAagatataacaaaaatatttagtaactacataaaagaaataaaacgtaaaattaatttataaaattaaaataattgaaaactgtgaacatgtaaaataaaataattaattacccaTCATATACAttatttccttttcatgccacaattcattttaattttcaatttttaattgcaAAGGTTGGTATGATGTTAATGACTGGACGAATAACATCTAAAAGAGAATATTAAAACctaataaaacatataagaaatataaaataaaaaatatatatttgcatttctcataatataattatacgtaataatgaaattaaaccTATTGCTTGTTTATATGCCTTTCAAATCATAAAAggaaatataaaacaaaattatgttGTAGATTGGAGAAGATATTTCATTAACAATTATATGGagaattcaagtttattattgTTGAGGATTGACCcgtataaataatgaaaaagaaagaatagagaAAATTAGGTACACAAATTTACGTACAAAAACCCCTCCAAtcaagaggataaaaaatcacagGTAAATGAGACTTCACTATTGAGCAAAcaaatgaagagtacaaaatggagaaattcaaaacaaaccATAACCCTCAATATAAAGCTCTCTCTGgctaaaaacacaaaattcccTTAAAGCTCTCTAAAACCCTCTCTTGAATTTCTCTCGCTAATGCTATATATGATCTCCTCTATTAGAATTATAATTGTTCTGTTTATAGGCTAAAAATAGAGGATTAACCCAACTAAAACTTCTTTAGAGTAATTAGAGTTTGAGTGAAAGAAAGAGTCCTACTTGGCTGTAAAAATGTGATTACGTTGCGTCGTTGTGACATCACGTACTTCCTTTTTGGGATGTCGCCGCCATGCTTTCTCATTGGAACATCGCTTTTGTTTCGATTCTGGTTATGTCAAGTGCCtacaaaatatccaaaaatacAAGATACACTACacaattatgaatattaataagcttattaaatgattttttttatcaatctATTTGAAATTGTGCAAGTCTTTCTCTCAAATCTTTTATCAagcttattaaatattaatgacAATTATACATTTTCTCGTGATGGAaacaaaacttataaaataatatttaaaaataattttctgttCAGTAATtctttagatattaaattttattggtaCAAAATTATAAcgttaattaagtgataatctataatatatatataaaagtatagggtTTGGAGAGATTTTGAACGGACTAATATAGTCATTTTTGTTCAATGTATTACtgaatttgtcattttaaatatatatttttatttcttttatgatcTATCACATTTATAAGctaaaataattgatttaaaatttttacttgataattttttatcacacttataaataaaaattttggttctATTAAAagactttaattaaattaatttatataataaatatttttatattaaattgtaatttttccattaaccaaagaaaagtaaaaatatatattactttcattttaaattttaattatttctataataagcaacattatatttcatatataaaattttataatataatctaatatattatgtttgtattaatatatattatctacaAATTATTATGACCAATTATTTACTAttaagaaagaaataaatagtaaagaggttaatttacaaaatatcgATTTTATAGCTTTTACAAATGCTTTAATGatgattagaattttttattaatacactaattgaattatcaaaataattaagatatgttaattagttattattttgaataatatatattgtgTTAATATTCtatttgaattatcaaaatgattaatatatgttaatactctatttgaattttttattaatactCTATAAAGTAAAATCATATTGTGTATTGAATTAGTtagttaaaaatgttttaattgtgatttgaatttttattattgcaCAATTTAAAttgctaaataaattaatatattttaattatattcaaccATCCGAATAAGAAATATTGTTCTACACTAATTAtggttattaaaaattaaacgtGTGTAAAACCACTTGCAATGCATATGATATTAGAAAGTagttaacttaaaataataaatgtattttaGTATAGATTCAAAGACTAATTAAGTCATAATAACTATAAcacttataataaaaattataattataattattttattatagccATTGGTTGattgtatatataataaaataaattattgaaattattcaaagtatattaatattgattaataatatttaataatgattaaatttaaatatttatcagattctcaactaaaatataacatataaaattaataatatatttaattactataatttttttttgaaacttaaTTGCTATAATTATTAATTCTAGAGTTGCTGCAACAATGAATGAAAAGTGCCGAAGACGACTTATTAGACACATTTAACTATCGAAGTAGTGGTGGGTTTCAATTTTGGGCCCAAAAGTAGTGATCAGTTTCAGGCCATTCCGTTCTTAATTGCTTATAGATTGAAGTTTTGAATCATAGATCTGTCTTTAGCCCAATGGACCAACAAAATCCTCTTAACTGTGTCTAAATATAATACAACCTTGTTGGGTTGGTATAAGTGGTTTTCTTGCAAGATAGGAAATGTTGGTAAGTGATAGGTCTGATTCGGTAACCGAGTTAGTCGGTTCTAGGTCACcaacaaaatattttagttttcgACGTGGTTTGATCAAATGACAATAGTTTTTTCATTTCTATCTTTTAACTATAATTGTCGATTTAAAAAGGATCCTACGAGATCCCATTATAATCAGATCTCACCCTAGAAGTTACTTATAATCTAGCATAAATCTGTCTccaaagtaaatatatataagttttcaTAATTAAAGCTATAGACTATATGCATCATGAACTCAAATATTATATGGTAGATGTTAAttatacaaacaaaaaaagGTTTTCTTACACCATATCCTGAGGTACAATACCATTTGAGAGAATTAAGCTTAGAAATGTGGTTGAGAGGAAATTTGttgttctaaaaatatttctaatattaacatcaccttagtatagtataaaaataatgttggaTGGTACTAGTATGTTTCATACTTCATAACTTCATTCATAGGTGGATTTGGGAGTATCCATATTTGAAATGTGTATGGAAGAAGAAGTTCTTAATAATCTTAATGATACATATTTAGAtttcaatgatgatgatgaactcAGTCAATGACCtacaaataatgataatgatcaTATGTTAGATATTAAGGAGGAaataacccaacaaatatgGAACAAGagaacaattagataaaattgtatatgatgtttattttcttgttattttattagtgATTGTATTATTAACTACAATTTTGGACTAACATAATACATGGGATGATTTGGTTTCCATTTATGTTACTTGTTTATAGcgctaataattttttatagtaattaatatttttaaaaatataaattgtgtaactacttaataaaatttgaactaccaaatatatatagAGAATTACACCACATCACTAAACATGTCTAGAGAATTATAATTCTTTGTAATTGCAAGAGAGTGTAGTTACTACCTTGATCATTGTACTTTCAGTCAATTACTCTATATTGCCTAAACAgacccttaaaattttgttacttATTTAGAGAATTGTTTTCGCAATTATAATTGATACTACCAAACATGATCTAAGAAATTATGATGTAATTACAGTTTATTAGCTAAACATATCTGGGAATTATAATTTCTTGTAATCATAAGAAGGCATGATTACTACTCTAGTAATTACACTTCCATTCAATTACCTGTGATACCCAAATAGgccttaaaatttataaagaagtCGATTAAtgctcaaatttaattatttcacttTTTCTATTGCAATCTCCCTActggttttaaaattatactagACATTTTCAAACTATGACTTTTATTTTACACTAGttcttaagttttaaaatattttaattatatcttcaaattattgatgttatatcaataaggtCCTTTCgttcttaaaattattaatttaatccttattttaGATGTCATATATCATGTAgcacaatttaaaataaaaattttaattttatgaaaaagataTTGCAAAAATTAAGGATGAATTTAAAATgagaattataatttaaagatgCTTCACGGAATTAACTCATtttgtttatatgaaaaaatatagtgTTGCGATGTAACCCAAAGGCACTAACAAAGCTTGCGTCACGTTCCTGTACTTTGATCAAAttgctctttctttttttttttttttgaataatatttttccttctCAGTTCCGATCAAATATAGAAGAGGACGAAAACTGTGACCACCCtgatcttgattttattttagtttacataaatagtgaaaatgtgTTATGTTCATGGCGGACATTATAGCAAATATATTAATGGTGTTGGGTCCCCTATAAAGATATACTCCACCAAGCTCAAGCTGATGCAACACCCTTATCTCTCAATGTAAaacgtttttttcttttaattaattgattagaCATTGCATTCATAGTGGTGCAGGTGTGATCCATAAAAAAGGAATTAGCTAGATGGATCAACTATGTCCTATGCTTGTTAAAATTCAACACTTTTGAGTTCATTACCGCTAAGGCTTAGCTTGGATGGACGGTGTGTTTAactccggtgaggttaaaaacagcggtggctgtgagattagttactgtagtagtgagattggatactgtaACAGTAAGATTAAAAACCGCGG includes the following:
- the LOC105788883 gene encoding protein SOSEKI 5 translates to MAVSSRGGTIESGVVSRKWKERVEISPERNKVWVEPKPLNTLVERKVAVVYYLSRNGQLQHPHFMQVPLSSNAGLYLKDVIKRLNLLRGKGMASLYSWSSKRSYKNGFVWHDLAEDDFIYPSHGQEYVLKGSEILDHSINLLESEKLEKDHDFQPIRRQRDPSRSSIDLPEHKFFTADSSSDSPGKLAADASTQTDDKRRKLVVKEPKIETLQSQELEQNQSTELRREDISPPRPSDSSSETLESLMKADARRSLCEGDGKEDNLNRSGRMKASAVLMQLISCGSVSIKEFGGESERGQGFSLTGHYQSRLPRGAGNRNQMGKEHFSGSLSETKREGAPDLKRSSGLQLAERETKAKAGSTKKQGKHDTTKSS